A genome region from Natranaeroarchaeum sulfidigenes includes the following:
- a CDS encoding geranylgeranyl reductase family protein, translating into MYDFVVVGCGPPGARFARRAAEEGHDVLVFEKGEIGEPLACSGHVSTDIWDFTGPDARQELLQNEIRGARFHVDEPQRTAKSTDERAREAGRQLDHAEPFYRDETISNVIDRVGLDRHLADLARDAGADVRDHHTVTEIEEHEDRATVTASTPRDTITVEGKMVAGCDGPRSRVRDALGLDEPDELLHGVLGFDPAPDPGDYVDVHLTAPRFFAWRIPRGDAGVEYGLAAPPGDGVQQLFEQLRSDYGVDLDRTCSGAIPIGPPERVTTRRGFLIGDAAAQTKPFTGGGILYSMTAADHAARTIDPDWPPTLQAYEHAWREDLSREIQLGHLLRRAYSLPEPIQRAGLRTLSGEIGVHMDRPTSLFSREQLGALLSR; encoded by the coding sequence ATGTACGACTTCGTCGTTGTCGGCTGTGGTCCGCCCGGAGCACGCTTTGCCCGGCGCGCCGCCGAAGAGGGCCACGACGTACTCGTCTTCGAGAAAGGAGAGATCGGCGAGCCGCTGGCCTGTTCGGGCCACGTTAGCACCGACATCTGGGACTTTACTGGCCCTGACGCGCGCCAGGAACTCCTCCAGAACGAGATCCGTGGCGCACGCTTCCACGTCGACGAACCGCAACGCACCGCGAAATCCACAGACGAACGCGCTCGCGAGGCTGGACGCCAGCTCGACCACGCGGAACCGTTCTACCGGGACGAGACGATCTCGAACGTTATCGACCGGGTCGGACTGGATCGCCACCTCGCCGACCTCGCACGCGATGCCGGTGCTGACGTCCGCGATCACCACACCGTCACGGAAATCGAAGAGCACGAAGATCGGGCCACAGTGACCGCCTCGACACCTAGAGACACGATTACCGTCGAAGGGAAGATGGTGGCCGGCTGTGATGGGCCCCGTTCCCGTGTCCGGGATGCCCTCGGTCTCGATGAGCCAGACGAACTCCTGCATGGCGTGTTGGGGTTCGATCCAGCCCCCGATCCCGGCGACTACGTCGACGTCCATCTCACCGCACCGCGCTTTTTCGCGTGGCGAATCCCGCGGGGCGACGCCGGCGTCGAGTACGGACTGGCAGCTCCACCCGGCGATGGCGTCCAGCAGCTGTTCGAGCAACTCCGAAGCGACTACGGCGTCGACCTCGATCGAACCTGCTCGGGAGCGATCCCGATCGGCCCACCCGAGCGCGTCACGACGCGACGGGGCTTTCTTATCGGCGACGCCGCCGCCCAGACCAAACCGTTCACCGGCGGGGGAATCCTCTACAGCATGACTGCCGCCGATCATGCAGCGCGAACGATCGATCCGGACTGGCCGCCGACCCTGCAGGCGTACGAACACGCGTGGCGCGAGGACCTGTCTCGCGAGATTCAACTGGGGCATCTACTTCGGCGCGCGTACAGCCTCCCGGAACCGATCCAACGAGCGGGTTTGCGCACGCTCTCGGGCGAGATCGGCGTCCACATGGACCGCCCCACGTCACTATTTTCACGCGAGCAACTCGGCGCGCTGCTCTCACGCTGA
- a CDS encoding Gfo/Idh/MocA family protein, whose amino-acid sequence MSPTIYFIGAGAIARNHADSVGLLPNADEIEIAAADPTPEARERFAAAVDDVRLYEDSESMLAEPVDPNDFVVVAAPPFTHHDETIAALESGRHVLCEKPLAPTLDEAKSMLATAAEADRILGSCNCRHYRTPGTERVKRLIDDGAIGEPYHVTWSTRRQRGRPGIEYQPESKWFLDSSKGGGGIIMDWGPYEFAALDDLIDPDRIDVMDAWTAQPETGVDPEKIPFDVETHGGATLVYRTDEHDVRVTYERASGTHGEERDVTEIEGTEGAIRWDWTEAGTSTVTLATDEGGDVVEEEIDVTPDEEIGAHDRPLVYFNRVVRGGDAPIRTGEEAITSVAMIDAIYQCVELGEPQRVDLAKIA is encoded by the coding sequence ATGTCACCGACGATCTATTTCATCGGAGCCGGTGCAATCGCCCGCAATCACGCCGACTCCGTCGGATTGCTACCGAACGCCGACGAGATCGAGATCGCTGCAGCGGACCCGACTCCAGAGGCCCGCGAGCGGTTCGCAGCGGCCGTCGACGATGTCCGTCTCTACGAGGACAGCGAGTCGATGCTGGCCGAGCCGGTCGACCCGAACGATTTCGTCGTCGTCGCAGCGCCCCCATTCACACACCACGATGAGACGATTGCGGCCCTCGAAAGCGGCCGACACGTGCTCTGTGAGAAACCACTGGCACCAACCCTCGACGAAGCTAAATCGATGCTCGCAACCGCAGCGGAGGCCGATCGAATTCTTGGCTCCTGCAATTGTCGCCACTATCGAACGCCCGGCACCGAGCGGGTCAAGCGACTGATCGACGATGGGGCAATCGGCGAGCCGTACCACGTCACCTGGAGTACGCGTCGACAGCGCGGCCGCCCTGGAATCGAGTATCAGCCGGAGTCGAAGTGGTTCCTCGACAGCTCGAAAGGCGGCGGCGGCATCATCATGGACTGGGGGCCCTACGAGTTCGCAGCGCTGGACGATCTCATCGATCCTGACCGCATCGACGTCATGGATGCCTGGACTGCCCAGCCCGAGACTGGCGTGGATCCGGAAAAAATTCCGTTCGATGTCGAAACACACGGCGGTGCGACGCTCGTGTACCGTACCGACGAGCACGATGTACGGGTAACCTACGAGCGGGCGTCCGGAACCCACGGCGAGGAGCGGGATGTCACGGAAATCGAAGGAACCGAAGGTGCGATCCGCTGGGACTGGACCGAGGCCGGTACGTCGACAGTAACGCTGGCCACCGACGAGGGCGGCGATGTAGTCGAGGAGGAAATAGACGTCACCCCGGACGAAGAGATCGGAGCCCACGATCGACCACTCGTGTATTTCAACCGTGTCGTGCGCGGCGGAGACGCCCCGATCCGAACCGGTGAGGAAGCGATTACGTCAGTTGCGATGATCGACGCGATCTATCAGTGTGTCGAGTTGGGAGAGCCCCAGCGAGTGGACTTGGCGAAGATTGCTTGA
- the uppS gene encoding polyprenyl diphosphate synthase, with amino-acid sequence MSGWLRKQWRRLYERLLRREIDDVPTHVAVIQDGNRRYARRQGETKSNGHRKGAQTTEQLLEWCQELGIQELTVYAFSTENFERPPDEREALFDLIEDKLREFADADRVHENEVCIRALGDIERLPDRVQEVVDYAEERTREYESFVLNIALAYGGRSELLSATRRILQQVDEGTLSPDDLDVETVESQLYDRPVRAVDLIIRTGGDERTSNFLPWYANGNEAAVYFCTPYWPEFSKPEFLRSIRTYQHREKAWQRTRLSRALTLVKGLGDTRAEEARRILDGSDDVPDVDGIGPALPVEDDAESA; translated from the coding sequence ATGAGTGGGTGGTTGCGAAAGCAGTGGCGCAGGCTGTACGAGCGCCTGTTACGCAGGGAAATCGACGACGTTCCTACTCACGTCGCTGTTATTCAGGACGGTAATCGACGGTACGCCAGACGGCAGGGTGAGACGAAATCAAACGGCCACAGGAAGGGCGCACAAACAACCGAACAGCTACTCGAATGGTGCCAGGAACTCGGCATTCAGGAACTGACCGTCTACGCGTTCTCGACGGAGAACTTCGAGCGCCCGCCCGACGAGCGTGAGGCCTTATTTGATCTCATCGAGGACAAACTCCGCGAGTTCGCTGACGCCGACCGCGTCCACGAGAACGAGGTCTGTATTCGTGCACTCGGTGATATCGAACGCCTGCCGGACCGCGTACAGGAGGTCGTCGACTACGCCGAGGAGCGTACACGCGAGTATGAGTCGTTCGTTCTGAACATCGCACTCGCGTACGGCGGTCGATCGGAACTGCTCTCTGCGACACGGCGGATCCTTCAGCAGGTAGACGAAGGAACGCTTTCCCCCGACGATCTGGATGTCGAGACCGTCGAGAGCCAGCTCTATGATCGCCCGGTTCGCGCCGTCGACCTCATCATCCGGACTGGCGGCGACGAACGGACGAGTAACTTCCTCCCGTGGTATGCCAACGGCAACGAGGCTGCGGTCTACTTTTGTACGCCGTACTGGCCGGAGTTCTCGAAGCCGGAGTTCCTCCGCAGTATCCGTACGTACCAGCACCGCGAGAAAGCATGGCAGCGCACGCGACTCAGCCGCGCGCTGACACTCGTCAAAGGCCTCGGAGACACACGGGCCGAGGAGGCACGACGGATCCTCGATGGGTCGGACGACGTTCCAGACGTGGACGGAATCGGACCCGCGCTTCCTGTCGAGGACGACGCGGAATCAGCGTGA